Proteins encoded in a region of the Zunongwangia endophytica genome:
- a CDS encoding universal stress protein, which yields MKKVLIALDYHPNSEVVATTGYDLAKKMKAEVCLLHVLAEVSHYGVNYSEFLGYPGYQNMGFDLGVTTQLQEMAEDYLKTAKKQFNDDNVSTALEIGDSAYGILKKAEEWGADLIVMGTHSHSTIEKVLVGTVASKVLEKTNVPVYMIPIKK from the coding sequence ATGAAAAAAGTTTTGATTGCGTTGGATTATCATCCAAATTCAGAAGTTGTCGCTACAACAGGTTATGATCTTGCAAAGAAGATGAAAGCTGAAGTTTGTCTTCTTCATGTATTAGCAGAAGTTTCTCATTACGGAGTCAATTATTCTGAATTTCTAGGTTATCCCGGATATCAGAATATGGGTTTCGATTTAGGAGTTACAACCCAATTGCAAGAAATGGCAGAGGATTATCTTAAAACTGCGAAAAAGCAATTTAACGATGATAATGTTAGTACTGCGTTAGAAATTGGAGACAGCGCTTACGGTATTCTGAAGAAGGCTGAAGAATGGGGCGCCGATCTTATCGTAATGGGGACACATAGCCATTCTACGATCGAGAAAGTATTAGTTGGCACTGTGGCATCAAAGGTTTTAGAAAAAACTAATGTGCCAGTTTATATGATTCCTATCAAAAAATAA
- a CDS encoding ferritin-like domain-containing protein, whose translation MVKIKDPKSIANALKELLEKNHDAGEVYKDGIEEAESDLLKDFILTQASQRARFAKELERELYQLDEVPSSYGTFQGTLERTWMDIRTIFVDNKDEAILEECLRGEQESAEEYERAIAKFDFSDDVLIALNGQLDEIKYTINKVSNIKDLETY comes from the coding sequence ATGGTAAAAATAAAAGATCCCAAAAGTATAGCTAACGCCCTAAAAGAACTTTTGGAGAAAAATCACGATGCAGGAGAGGTTTACAAAGATGGTATAGAGGAAGCGGAAAGTGATCTTTTAAAAGATTTCATTTTAACACAGGCAAGTCAGCGTGCTCGATTCGCAAAAGAATTAGAGCGTGAGCTTTACCAATTAGATGAAGTTCCTTCTTCTTATGGTACATTTCAAGGAACCTTAGAGCGCACCTGGATGGATATAAGAACTATTTTTGTGGATAATAAAGATGAAGCAATATTAGAAGAGTGCTTAAGAGGAGAACAGGAAAGTGCTGAAGAATACGAGCGAGCTATTGCGAAATTCGACTTTAGTGACGATGTTTTAATAGCCTTAAACGGCCAATTAGACGAAATTAAATATACGATTAATAAAGTATCTAATATTAAAGATCTGGAGACCTATTAG
- a CDS encoding DUF1697 domain-containing protein encodes MGTSIAILKGINVGGHKKIKMAELRDLLSEEGLLENIKTYIQSGNIIFNSSEYNTATLEHFIQKKIKAHYGFEVQTIVISAKNLQYIINENPFSEIDIKRLHCCFFKSEPIIQNRQKLEIFDASPDQFKTAKDCVYICCATERYSQARINNSVAEKILKINCTTRNWKTCLKLIEIADAL; translated from the coding sequence ATGGGAACAAGTATAGCAATTTTAAAAGGTATTAATGTTGGTGGCCACAAAAAAATTAAAATGGCAGAGCTTAGAGATTTGCTAAGCGAAGAAGGTTTACTGGAGAATATTAAAACCTATATCCAAAGTGGGAATATTATTTTTAATTCTTCGGAATACAATACTGCTACTTTAGAACATTTTATTCAGAAAAAAATAAAGGCTCACTACGGTTTTGAAGTGCAAACTATCGTGATTTCTGCTAAGAACTTACAGTATATTATTAATGAAAATCCTTTTTCAGAAATTGATATTAAGCGTTTACATTGTTGTTTTTTTAAATCAGAACCTATAATTCAAAATCGCCAAAAGCTTGAAATTTTTGATGCTTCGCCAGATCAATTTAAGACAGCAAAAGACTGCGTTTATATTTGCTGCGCTACAGAACGGTATAGCCAAGCCCGTATAAATAATAGCGTTGCAGAAAAGATTCTGAAAATAAATTGTACGACCAGAAATTGGAAAACCTGTTTGAAGCTAATAGAAATAGCAGACGCTTTATGA
- a CDS encoding DUF6134 family protein produces MKSLYTLITVLLLQLNCYAQTEKYTFSVIHRDDKIGELSALKETKGDRTQYITKTNIETRILAKISVNYTFDVVFEEAQFQKSDVEIYLNGKERTKTKTLKANKGYNFYESGDWEKNINNPVSYCCVQLIFEEPIGKITVYSEETGVFHSLKKIGEHSYAKENEKGRESIFHYKNGILYKAEIDAGIIEFDLQLQRS; encoded by the coding sequence ATGAAATCGCTTTATACGCTTATTACGGTTTTATTGCTTCAACTAAATTGTTACGCTCAGACAGAAAAATATACTTTTTCAGTAATTCACAGAGATGATAAAATAGGTGAATTAAGTGCTTTAAAAGAAACCAAGGGAGATCGAACTCAATATATTACTAAAACAAATATAGAGACTCGCATTTTAGCTAAGATAAGCGTTAATTATACTTTTGATGTCGTTTTTGAAGAAGCTCAATTTCAAAAATCTGATGTTGAAATTTATTTAAACGGAAAAGAACGAACCAAAACAAAAACGCTAAAAGCCAATAAGGGTTATAACTTTTACGAATCGGGAGATTGGGAAAAAAACATAAATAATCCCGTTTCATATTGTTGTGTACAGCTCATTTTTGAAGAACCCATAGGAAAAATTACCGTTTACAGTGAGGAAACTGGCGTTTTTCATAGCTTAAAAAAAATTGGCGAACATTCTTATGCTAAAGAGAATGAAAAAGGTAGAGAAAGTATATTTCATTATAAAAATGGAATACTTTACAAAGCAGAAATTGATGCCGGAATTATAGAATTTGACCTACAATTACAGCGATCATAA
- a CDS encoding helix-turn-helix domain-containing protein — protein sequence MSYFGKNIRKIRNVKKLSQQAFAELFDLKRGTLGAYEEERSEPRIETIIRIAKHFSISIDDLLTSELTVNKLLKFKDDLAFHGTFHKEKFTKIPCVTAKSEADYLQYYDKPHFIEDLPKLHLPINSEKKLRGYIISNLEMTNNDKGYCPKDVVIGEKIEQESYTKIANGNFVLIMVHDKLLLRKFYHAEEHITLRATNKNIDDIKIQLKDIKEMWYVKYCFLKRIPENHNVEIEQKLSYLEQEFMKLKENFK from the coding sequence ATGTCATATTTCGGTAAAAATATTAGGAAAATAAGAAACGTGAAGAAGTTAAGTCAGCAGGCTTTTGCTGAACTTTTTGATCTAAAACGTGGTACATTGGGGGCTTACGAGGAAGAAAGAAGCGAACCAAGGATAGAAACTATTATTAGAATTGCTAAGCATTTTAGTATTTCTATAGATGATTTGCTTACGAGCGAATTAACTGTAAATAAATTATTGAAGTTTAAAGACGATCTTGCTTTTCATGGTACATTCCATAAGGAGAAATTCACTAAAATTCCCTGTGTAACCGCTAAAAGTGAAGCTGATTATCTACAATATTACGATAAACCTCATTTTATTGAAGATTTACCCAAACTTCATTTACCAATTAATTCAGAAAAAAAATTAAGAGGTTATATTATTTCTAATCTAGAAATGACCAATAATGATAAAGGATATTGTCCTAAAGATGTGGTTATAGGTGAAAAAATAGAACAAGAAAGTTACACGAAAATAGCCAATGGTAATTTTGTTCTTATTATGGTGCACGATAAATTGCTTCTCCGAAAATTTTATCATGCTGAAGAACATATAACTTTGAGAGCAACTAATAAGAATATCGACGATATTAAAATTCAACTTAAAGATATAAAAGAGATGTGGTATGTAAAATATTGCTTCTTAAAACGCATTCCTGAAAATCATAATGTTGAGATCGAACAAAAATTGAGTTACCTAGAACAGGAATTCATGAAACTGAAAGAAAATTTTAAATAA
- a CDS encoding CesT family type III secretion system chaperone: MKNHFQITKNFLLELNFDIEFENEIEGILMIQKESFGIKNLILGVAPPILIMEQFLFRINNQSEKIYRSLLQKNRDIIHGAFVVDDSGEKVIFRDTLQIENLDLNELEGSLNSLSLLMSEYSDKIIEFSKY, translated from the coding sequence ATGAAAAATCACTTTCAGATTACCAAGAATTTTCTTTTGGAACTGAACTTCGATATCGAATTCGAAAATGAAATCGAAGGGATATTGATGATCCAAAAAGAAAGTTTTGGGATTAAAAACCTAATTCTGGGTGTTGCGCCGCCTATTTTAATTATGGAGCAGTTTTTATTCAGAATTAATAACCAGTCAGAAAAGATCTATCGAAGTCTTTTACAAAAGAACCGCGATATCATCCATGGAGCATTCGTAGTAGACGATTCAGGAGAAAAAGTAATCTTTAGAGATACACTTCAGATCGAAAACTTAGATCTTAACGAATTGGAAGGATCATTAAACTCACTTAGTTTATTAATGAGTGAGTATTCAGACAAAATAATAGAATTTTCAAAATATTAA
- a CDS encoding PspA/IM30 family protein codes for MNIFKRLFKIGEAEANSAIDNMEDPIKLTEQGIRDLKQDLDKNLEALAQVKALAIRAKNDQDEYLDKKEDYHNKAILILKKGERGEMDKTESDRLAREALVKKEEAQKHVERSEEEAKKFNENVAQLERNIQTIKSNISNWENELKTLKARVKVSNATKSLNKQMAEIDSSSTVSMLERMKEKVAQEEALAEAYGDIAGASKSIDDELEKAASSTEAKAEDDLSKLKDQLGLNEDKK; via the coding sequence ATGAACATTTTTAAGCGATTATTTAAAATAGGAGAAGCCGAAGCAAATTCAGCTATCGATAATATGGAAGATCCCATTAAACTTACCGAACAGGGAATTCGAGATCTTAAGCAGGATTTAGATAAAAATCTGGAAGCTTTAGCTCAGGTAAAAGCCTTAGCAATTAGAGCGAAAAACGACCAAGATGAATATCTGGATAAAAAAGAAGATTATCACAATAAAGCTATTCTTATTCTGAAGAAAGGCGAACGAGGAGAAATGGATAAAACAGAGTCTGATCGTCTGGCAAGAGAAGCTTTAGTGAAAAAGGAGGAAGCTCAAAAACACGTAGAACGCTCTGAAGAAGAAGCTAAAAAGTTCAACGAAAATGTAGCGCAGTTAGAACGAAATATTCAAACCATTAAATCGAATATTAGTAACTGGGAAAACGAACTTAAAACGCTTAAAGCACGTGTAAAAGTGAGTAATGCAACAAAGAGCCTTAACAAGCAGATGGCAGAAATAGATAGTAGTAGCACAGTCTCTATGTTAGAACGTATGAAAGAGAAAGTTGCGCAAGAGGAAGCTTTGGCAGAAGCTTATGGAGACATCGCAGGTGCTTCTAAATCTATTGATGATGAGTTAGAAAAAGCGGCCAGCTCTACAGAAGCTAAAGCCGAAGATGATCTTAGTAAATTGAAAGATCAACTGGGTTTAAATGAAGATAAAAAATAA
- a CDS encoding flotillin family protein — protein MNQILPIIGIGLGGILFLIVIYFAIIAMFYKKVPQGRAIVRTGFGGTKVATDKGLYVVPVFHKVEVMDISVKKIQIERMEHEGLICRDNMRADIKVAFFVRVNNDISFIKRVAQTIGVDRASRIETLEDLFEAKFSEALKTVGKKFDFIELYEARREFRDEIVNIIGTDLNGYTLEDCAIDFLEQTPITHLKPDNILDAEGIKKITELTAVQNMKANLIKRDEQKTIRKQDVEAREAILELDKQLAEKEEAQKREIANIKAREHAEISKVSEEERLKSESARIATEEKVKVAEENMNRQIIVAAKNKERTDAVESERVEKDRMLEATERERIVTLAQIEKEKVLEVEKKNIQDVIRDRVMLEKGVVEEQENMKDIQAFKTADRDKKVKVTIAEASAQESLIKTIKAAEAQKEAAKQKAEEINIEAQAHKEASEKEAEARKTIAEAKAKEEATLGLSEAEVMHAKADANERQGLMEALIIEKKAKAEAAGMEAKSEASRKEGKAAADVIRDKALADAAGIEEKAAAMKKLDGVGKEHEEFKLKLDKELQVDLAHINIQKDIADAQAHVISDALKAAKIDIVGGETMFFDQIIGQITRGKGFDRLVQNSSNIQDLKDSILGSDDIKGNLLTKVREFSEKYGISSEDIKNLTIANLIMELKGRSNDQNEQTMLGNLFNLAKGLGLSDQRVSTLKV, from the coding sequence ATGAATCAAATCTTACCAATTATCGGAATTGGATTAGGGGGAATACTGTTCCTAATCGTCATTTACTTCGCAATAATTGCGATGTTTTACAAAAAAGTACCGCAAGGTCGTGCGATCGTTCGTACTGGTTTTGGCGGAACCAAAGTAGCCACAGACAAGGGACTTTATGTAGTTCCCGTTTTCCATAAAGTGGAAGTAATGGATATTTCTGTAAAGAAAATCCAAATTGAAAGAATGGAGCACGAAGGTTTAATTTGCCGCGACAATATGCGTGCAGATATTAAAGTAGCCTTTTTTGTTCGGGTGAATAATGATATCTCTTTTATTAAACGAGTAGCGCAAACCATTGGGGTGGATCGTGCATCGAGAATCGAAACTTTAGAAGACCTTTTTGAAGCTAAATTTTCTGAAGCCTTAAAAACTGTGGGTAAAAAGTTCGATTTTATCGAATTATATGAAGCACGTCGCGAATTTAGAGACGAAATTGTAAATATTATTGGGACAGACCTCAATGGATATACTTTAGAAGATTGTGCGATCGACTTTCTAGAACAAACGCCAATTACACATCTTAAGCCAGACAATATTCTGGATGCTGAAGGGATTAAAAAGATTACTGAACTTACCGCAGTTCAGAATATGAAAGCGAATCTTATTAAGCGAGATGAGCAAAAAACTATAAGAAAACAAGATGTTGAAGCTAGAGAAGCTATTCTTGAATTAGATAAACAATTAGCTGAAAAAGAAGAAGCACAAAAACGTGAAATCGCAAATATTAAAGCGAGAGAACACGCAGAAATTAGCAAAGTTTCTGAAGAAGAACGCCTAAAATCTGAATCAGCTAGAATTGCTACGGAAGAAAAAGTAAAAGTAGCTGAAGAAAATATGAACCGTCAAATCATCGTGGCGGCGAAAAACAAAGAACGAACAGATGCGGTAGAAAGCGAACGAGTTGAAAAAGATCGTATGCTTGAAGCTACTGAGAGAGAACGTATCGTTACCCTTGCTCAAATCGAGAAGGAAAAAGTGCTTGAAGTAGAGAAGAAAAACATCCAGGATGTTATTCGAGATCGCGTAATGTTAGAAAAAGGTGTGGTAGAAGAGCAGGAAAATATGAAAGATATCCAGGCTTTTAAAACTGCAGATCGTGATAAAAAAGTAAAGGTTACTATTGCTGAAGCGAGTGCTCAGGAATCGCTAATTAAAACTATTAAAGCCGCAGAAGCGCAAAAAGAAGCTGCTAAGCAAAAAGCAGAAGAAATTAATATTGAAGCGCAAGCACATAAAGAAGCAAGCGAAAAAGAAGCTGAAGCTAGAAAAACAATAGCAGAAGCTAAAGCAAAAGAAGAAGCTACATTAGGATTGTCTGAAGCTGAAGTAATGCATGCCAAAGCAGATGCTAACGAAAGACAAGGACTTATGGAAGCGCTTATCATCGAGAAAAAAGCCAAAGCAGAAGCTGCCGGAATGGAAGCCAAATCTGAAGCGAGTAGAAAAGAAGGGAAAGCTGCTGCAGATGTGATTCGAGACAAAGCTCTTGCCGACGCTGCGGGTATCGAAGAAAAAGCTGCTGCAATGAAGAAACTTGACGGTGTTGGTAAAGAACACGAAGAATTCAAGTTAAAATTAGATAAAGAATTGCAAGTAGATTTGGCACATATCAATATTCAAAAAGATATTGCCGATGCACAAGCACATGTAATTAGTGATGCGCTTAAGGCGGCTAAAATCGATATTGTTGGTGGAGAAACCATGTTCTTCGATCAGATTATTGGTCAGATTACCAGAGGTAAAGGATTCGATAGATTAGTACAGAACAGTTCTAATATTCAGGATTTAAAGGATTCAATATTAGGAAGCGATGATATTAAAGGAAATTTACTAACTAAAGTGCGTGAGTTTTCAGAGAAATACGGAATTTCTTCCGAAGATATCAAAAACCTTACGATCGCGAATTTGATTATGGAACTAAAAGGTCGCTCAAACGACCAAAATGAGCAAACTATGTTGGGCAATTTATTCAATCTTGCTAAAGGTTTAGGATTGTCAGATCAGCGCGTTTCAACCTTAAAGGTTTAG
- a CDS encoding DNA repair ATPase: protein MNTNEENSVQKDALDGGTYEIIRKRLHTHKSDLQERLNTLNEARKTVFGSLETQLIANNRISTENNCVARDIISLGNTCIFGYNVHFGLRTEITLSDVFSVYEFQDNNFEAVSLTILDDETFKTDFANLYKYYRNTIFTKFARVGNYLHMVFQLSDSVTDIKTFKWLISEDTLTYIDNRSEHEFKYPKQHQFNWQEATRDMQRYGEHSHVAILDKVFVETIGGDLTIKIEDNTDDGKGIYSEPVDYKDQTLDDGQIRFADLGNLIALEIKPFQEEARYFVYNHKIQEVQKIDSIKETAVLLPDDQGIIFPNGYYLQTGEFHLFSNEVQELKYQGTMSSSNGEDFLYIFYSPKKGTYLLMDYNMIDQQINTPIVCGGFTILPNGELCYFKADDEQTKHHMIQIWQTPYLEGDIMPSEHQDSMLYKIGNKDIVKAMAEANELLTLLSKEDNYDGLYADIAKSSKNILDAFYWLNEKETAVLSEPLKEINTAANAAIDEFQKVIQLKKNAEKQTTEIQQKAQELFSKIKSTSFKNIDEFVELLSQLRALRGEVIGLYEIRYVDEEFIKSLEAEIAEQTTKISRRCVEFLLNDKALAPYHDKVEEKKQQLEKISKVVEAKKLEEAVNQIALDLEMLIDIVSNLEIEDTSHSTKIIDNISLIFATINQLKAAIKNKKKSLGSKEAQADFAAQLKLIDQSIINYLDIASTPEKCDEFQTKVSIQLEELEGKFADFEEFIAEILEKREEVYNAFESKKSAITEKRNKKAIALQTASDRILKSVGKKAESLKSVSEINGYYASDLMVNKLRDIVEQLRELDDSGNAEEIETSLKTSREDALRKLKDKQDLYEDGENILKLGNHKFGVNRQDLDLSIVFKEGTLFYHLSGTDFYQELKNEILNNSREYWDQEFISENDSVYRASFLAFKIYKNQHFEDLSVLNEEDLLKLIQEESSSNYSEGYIKGVHDLDAAKILHILVQKHQDLGILKYRSEIRAFARYFWNQLDTDAKKVYNNSIKASGQVLKYFPNTKEYDFLIQELEQVISEFGQNTGLFSAEVSLETAQYLFEELQSDDKFVISGFAKKLADDFQQMLKKEKAESQFKNSVESLHSYSAKIRLVKQWLQAFAKAKSVENQTNYIDEAVCCVLFPQQSPEVNHIDSSVVISGLKGDHKNIENGQFQFNFHEFTQKLQLYFNFSVPAFQAFRKARHQVTEDLKEQLKLDEFKPRVLTSFVRNKLIDQVYFPLFGENLAKQLGSVGENRRTDRMGMLLLVSPPGYGKTTLMEYIANRLGLVFMKINGPAIGHDITSVDPEAATNSASREELKKLNLAFEMGNNVMLYLDDIQHCNPEFLQKFISLADGTRKIEGIFNGKPKTYDLRGKKFCVIMAGNPYTESGEKFRIPDMLSNRADIYNLGDIIGDTETLFKLSLLENSLTSNPVLHQLSSRNFEDVYTLINRVENNSDVGELKGNHTQQEISDYKSVLEKVLSIRNIVLKVNANYIKSAGMEDEYRTEPAFKLQGSYRDMNKLVSKVVPIMNEKELNSLLLSHYENESQTLTAAAEANLLKFKELRGSISEEEQKRWTAIKATFLKNNKLKGFGNKNEMAQVLSQMMAFSENLEGIRDVLQRGLEK from the coding sequence ATGAATACTAACGAAGAAAATTCTGTACAAAAAGATGCTTTAGATGGTGGCACTTACGAGATTATCCGTAAGCGACTCCATACTCATAAATCCGATTTACAGGAACGTCTTAATACTTTAAATGAAGCCCGAAAAACGGTTTTTGGTTCGCTCGAAACACAGTTAATTGCCAATAATCGAATTAGTACTGAGAATAATTGCGTTGCCAGAGATATTATTTCACTAGGAAATACCTGTATTTTTGGTTACAATGTACATTTTGGATTACGAACAGAAATCACACTTTCTGATGTTTTTAGTGTTTATGAATTTCAGGATAATAATTTTGAAGCAGTTTCTTTAACTATTTTAGACGATGAAACCTTTAAAACAGATTTTGCGAATCTTTATAAGTATTATAGAAATACAATTTTCACCAAGTTTGCCAGAGTAGGGAATTACCTGCATATGGTTTTTCAGCTAAGTGATAGCGTAACCGATATTAAGACCTTTAAATGGCTTATTAGTGAGGATACCTTAACCTATATCGATAATCGTAGCGAGCACGAATTTAAGTATCCAAAACAACATCAATTTAACTGGCAGGAGGCTACGCGCGATATGCAGCGATATGGGGAACATTCACACGTAGCGATTTTAGATAAAGTTTTTGTAGAAACCATTGGTGGCGATCTAACTATTAAAATTGAAGATAATACAGACGACGGAAAAGGAATTTATTCTGAACCTGTAGACTATAAAGATCAAACATTAGATGATGGCCAGATTCGTTTTGCTGATTTAGGGAATTTGATTGCGTTAGAAATTAAGCCGTTTCAGGAAGAAGCACGCTATTTTGTGTACAATCATAAAATACAGGAAGTACAAAAAATTGATTCTATAAAAGAAACTGCAGTATTATTACCGGACGATCAGGGAATTATTTTTCCGAATGGTTATTATTTGCAAACCGGAGAATTTCATTTATTTTCTAACGAAGTTCAGGAGTTAAAATATCAGGGAACGATGAGTTCTTCAAATGGGGAAGATTTTCTGTATATTTTTTATTCACCAAAAAAAGGAACGTATTTGTTGATGGATTATAACATGATCGATCAGCAAATAAATACGCCAATTGTTTGTGGCGGGTTTACTATTTTACCCAATGGCGAACTATGCTATTTTAAAGCCGACGACGAGCAAACCAAACATCATATGATTCAGATTTGGCAAACCCCTTATCTGGAAGGTGATATTATGCCGTCTGAACATCAGGATTCGATGTTGTATAAAATTGGCAATAAAGATATTGTAAAAGCAATGGCCGAGGCTAATGAGCTGCTTACCTTGCTTAGCAAAGAAGATAATTATGATGGTTTATACGCCGATATTGCTAAATCATCTAAAAATATTCTAGATGCTTTCTATTGGTTAAACGAGAAAGAAACGGCTGTTTTAAGCGAGCCGTTAAAAGAAATTAATACCGCTGCAAATGCGGCTATCGATGAATTTCAGAAAGTAATTCAGTTAAAGAAAAATGCTGAAAAACAGACCACGGAAATTCAGCAAAAAGCGCAGGAACTTTTCAGTAAAATAAAAAGTACTTCGTTTAAAAACATCGATGAATTTGTCGAATTACTCTCACAACTTAGAGCATTACGAGGCGAGGTTATTGGTTTGTATGAAATTCGATATGTCGACGAAGAATTTATTAAATCGCTGGAAGCTGAAATTGCCGAGCAAACGACAAAAATTTCAAGACGCTGCGTAGAATTTTTGCTGAATGATAAAGCTTTAGCGCCGTATCATGATAAGGTTGAAGAAAAGAAGCAACAACTAGAGAAAATTAGTAAAGTAGTTGAAGCCAAAAAGCTAGAAGAAGCAGTCAATCAAATTGCACTCGATTTAGAAATGCTAATCGATATTGTATCGAATTTAGAGATTGAAGATACCTCGCATTCCACTAAAATTATCGATAATATTTCGCTGATTTTTGCAACTATCAATCAGCTTAAAGCTGCAATTAAAAACAAGAAAAAATCACTTGGAAGCAAGGAAGCTCAAGCCGATTTTGCTGCGCAGTTAAAACTTATCGATCAGAGTATTATAAACTATTTGGATATTGCTTCTACACCAGAAAAATGTGACGAATTTCAAACAAAAGTCAGTATTCAGCTTGAAGAATTAGAAGGCAAATTTGCCGATTTTGAAGAATTTATTGCTGAAATTCTAGAGAAACGAGAAGAAGTTTATAATGCTTTTGAGAGTAAGAAAAGTGCGATTACCGAAAAACGAAATAAAAAAGCAATCGCGCTGCAAACAGCTTCCGATAGAATTTTAAAAAGTGTTGGTAAAAAAGCCGAAAGTTTAAAATCGGTTTCTGAAATCAACGGGTATTACGCTTCAGATCTAATGGTCAATAAGCTCCGCGATATTGTGGAGCAGTTGCGCGAACTGGACGATAGCGGTAATGCAGAAGAAATTGAAACTTCCCTAAAAACAAGTAGAGAAGATGCGTTACGAAAGCTAAAAGATAAGCAGGATCTTTACGAAGATGGCGAGAATATTTTAAAACTTGGAAATCATAAATTTGGAGTTAATCGTCAAGATCTGGATTTAAGTATCGTTTTTAAAGAGGGGACGCTATTTTATCATTTAAGCGGAACCGATTTTTATCAGGAATTAAAAAATGAAATTCTAAATAATAGTCGAGAATATTGGGATCAGGAATTTATTTCTGAAAACGATTCGGTGTATCGAGCATCATTTTTAGCTTTCAAAATTTACAAAAATCAGCATTTTGAAGATCTTTCTGTATTGAATGAAGAAGACTTGCTGAAGTTAATTCAAGAAGAAAGCAGTAGTAATTATTCCGAAGGATACATAAAAGGCGTTCATGATCTGGATGCTGCTAAAATTCTACACATTTTAGTTCAGAAACATCAAGATTTAGGGATTTTAAAATACAGATCTGAAATTCGTGCTTTTGCCAGATATTTTTGGAATCAATTAGATACCGATGCTAAAAAAGTTTACAATAATTCCATTAAAGCGTCAGGCCAGGTTTTAAAATATTTCCCGAATACAAAAGAATATGATTTTTTGATTCAGGAATTAGAGCAGGTAATAAGCGAATTTGGGCAAAATACAGGATTATTTTCTGCGGAAGTAAGCCTAGAAACTGCACAATATTTATTTGAAGAATTACAAAGTGACGATAAGTTTGTAATTAGTGGGTTTGCAAAAAAACTTGCAGATGATTTTCAGCAAATGCTGAAGAAAGAGAAAGCCGAATCTCAGTTTAAAAATAGCGTTGAAAGTTTACATTCTTATTCAGCAAAAATAAGATTGGTAAAACAATGGCTTCAGGCATTTGCAAAAGCAAAATCGGTAGAAAATCAGACAAATTATATCGATGAGGCGGTATGTTGTGTTTTATTTCCGCAGCAAAGTCCAGAAGTGAATCATATCGATTCTTCTGTAGTAATTTCAGGATTAAAAGGAGATCATAAGAATATCGAAAATGGGCAATTTCAGTTCAATTTTCATGAATTCACGCAAAAACTTCAATTGTATTTTAATTTTAGTGTTCCCGCATTTCAAGCTTTCAGAAAAGCAAGACATCAGGTAACTGAAGATCTGAAAGAACAATTGAAATTAGACGAATTTAAGCCGAGAGTTTTAACGTCTTTTGTTCGGAATAAATTAATCGATCAGGTATATTTTCCGCTTTTTGGAGAAAATTTAGCGAAACAATTAGGAAGTGTAGGGGAGAACCGCCGAACCGATCGTATGGGAATGCTGTTATTAGTATCGCCACCGGGTTATGGTAAAACCACTTTGATGGAATATATCGCTAACCGCTTAGGATTGGTTTTTATGAAGATAAACGGCCCTGCAATTGGTCACGATATTACTTCGGTAGATCCAGAAGCTGCAACCAACTCAGCTTCCAGAGAAGAATTAAAAAAGCTGAATCTTGCTTTTGAAATGGGGAATAATGTGATGTTGTATTTAGACGATATTCAGCATTGTAACCCTGAATTTTTACAGAAGTTTATTTCTTTGGCCGATGGAACCCGAAAAATCGAGGGAATTTTCAACGGAAAACCGAAAACCTATGATTTACGCGGAAAGAAATTTTGCGTGATTATGGCTGGGAATCCGTATACCGAAAGCGGAGAGAAATTCAGGATTCCCGATATGCTTTCTAACCGTGCCGATATTTATAATCTGGGAGATATTATTGGGGACACAGAGACTTTATTTAAATTGAGTTTACTAGAAAACTCACTCACCTCTAATCCTGTGTTGCATCAGCTAAGTTCGCGTAATTTCGAAGATGTTTATACTTTGATTAATCGTGTAGAAAATAATTCGGATGTCGGAGAATTAAAAGGAAACCATACACAACAGGAAATTAGCGATTATAAATCGGTTTTAGAAAAAGTGCTTAGTATTCGGAATATCGTTTTAAAAGTCAACGCCAATTATATTAAATCGGCAGGAATGGAAGATGAATATCGTACGGAACCTGCGTTTAAGCTTCAGGGATCGTATCGAGATATGAATAAATTGGTCTCGAAAGTAGTCCCGATTATGAATGAAAAAGAACTAAATAGTTTATTATTATCTCATTATGAAAACGAATCGCAAACGCTAACAGCCGCTGCTGAAGCAAATTTGCTGAAATTTAAAGAGCTTCGAGGAAGTATTTCTGAAGAAGAACAAAAACGCTGGACTGCGATTAAAGCAACTTTTCTGAAGAACAATAAGCTGAAAGGTTTTGGAAACAAAAATGAAATGGCACAAGTGCTATCGCAAATGATGGCGTTTAGCGAAAATCTTGAAGGTATTAGAGATGTGCTGCAACGCGGACTCGAGAAGTAA